From a region of the Cucumis sativus cultivar 9930 chromosome 6, Cucumber_9930_V3, whole genome shotgun sequence genome:
- the LOC101222889 gene encoding uncharacterized protein LOC101222889 produces MDLVKENYQDIDGNEDGSPEQSVSQENSEICDEFSDPEISPRVGEEYQVEVPPLLLKSDINWLQSFKEAEIQGSSLHDFFVGLPVQVMWISEEAHWMERKLREDTVEKCSRKEDLKGESFQDEQKDDSAKLIIEATKMTTSSTIKVSKAADLALPKETVLAIDTDKKDNINGCHLVPGVSGQPWTNIEEASFLLGLYIFGKNLVLVKKFVGSKQMGDILSFYYGRFYRSEKYCRWCECRKTRGRKCIYGQRLFKGWRQQELVSRLLLHVAEDNKNALVEVTKSFGDGKFSFEEYVFALKATVGLEAFVEAVGIGKEKQDLTSVSMDPVKSNHGASLRPEIPSGKACSALTPLEIVNYLTGDFRLSKARSSDLFWEAVWPRLLARGWHSEQPSNGFTAGMKHSLVFLVPGIKKFSRRKLVRGNHYFDSVSDVLGKVALDPGLLELDSNVDKDGKSNEENGWTDDSKVDQEEFPSQQRHCYLKPRTPANTDIVKFTIVDTSLANGSASKIRELRSLPVDLLTVSSSRSYFENHALCSSSESMEKSDSEEDRCVDKAETADTSHALRKNKKQKVISNGHYSPSDVSKSNQVLPVSCEPDSMDSPAEVLKDHSCVKLDSTRSQNGIMHPFSQKSRLDNKRKPTNATKKRRKLNTFGLKCTSNISVPSKPKEEDACCKPKEDACEDSCCKPKEEDSCCKPKEEDSCCEPKEEDSCCKPKEEDSCCTPKEEDSCCKPKEEDACCKPKEEDACCSKDGSDSSKNILPIADPLQEKSSSSSGCSPISSLDGNPKEIGLNQSRALIDLNLPVPLDAETDEPVIMHIRQERPDQRSKEPNDPSIAKNSEVVSNVSDQQLNMNSRRVSSRNRPPTTRALEARALGLLDVKQKRKHKDPFLDGNSIIKPSRRGCPKVRPTENLEISIEKFKIEDRAVVVSPCNSNSNSNSNSEVLPKLET; encoded by the exons aTGGATTTGGTCAAAGAAAATTACCAAGATATTGATGGGAATGAAGATGGATCTCCCGAACAGTCGGTTTCTCAGGAAAATTCTGAAATATGTGATGAATTTTCAGATCCAGAGATTTCTCCTCGAGTCGGTGAAGAATATCAAGTTGAAGTTCCTCCGCTATTGTTGAAATCAGATATAAACTGGCTCCAGAGTTTCAAGGAGGCAGAAATTCAGGGTAGCAGCCTCCATGATTTTTTTGTGGGATTGCCTGTCCAGGTAATGTGGATTTCCGAGGAAGCTCATTGGATGGAGCGTAAGCTACGTGAGGATACAGTGGAGAAATGCAGTAGAAAGGAGGACTTGAAGGGTGAATCATTTCAAGATGAACAGAAAGATGATAGTGCCAAATTGATCATTGAGGCAACGAAAATGACGACAAGTAGTACAATAAAGGTCAGTAAAGCAGCAGATTTAGCTTTGCCAAAAGAAACAGTACTTGCAATTGACACGGATAAGAAGGATAACATCAACGGTTGCCATCTGGTTCCTGGTGTCTCGGGTCAGCCTTGGACTAATATAGAAGAGGCCAGTTTTCTTCTTGGTTTATACATATTTGGGAAAAACCTTGTTTTAGTGAAGAAGTTTGTTGGAAGCAAACAGATGGGGGATATTCTGTCCTTTTACTATGGAAGGTTTTATCGATCAGAAAAATACTGCCGATGGTGTGAATGTCGAAAAACTCGAGGTAGAAAATGTATCTATGGACAGAGATTGTTTAAAGGTTGGAGGCAACAGGAATTGGTTTCTCGGTTGCTTCTTCATGTAGCAGAGGATAACAAGAATGCATTAGTGGAG GTCACAAAATCATTTGGAGATggcaaattttcttttgaagaataCGTGTTTGCTTTAAAGGCCACAGTTGGATTGGAAGCTTTTGTGGAGGCAGTGGGGATTGGTAAAGAGAAGCAAGATCTTACAAGCGTTTCCATGGATCCAGTAAAGTCGAACCATGGTGCTTCTCTCCGCCCTGAAATACCTTCTGGGAAAGCATGTTCTGCCCTTACTCCACTGGAAATTGTCAACTATCTAACAGGAGATTTCAGGTTGAGCAAAGCTCGATCGAGTGATCTCTTCTGGGAAGCTGTTTGGCCCCGTTTGCTTGCTCGTGGATGGCATTCTGAGCAGCCGAGTAATGGTTTTACTGCTGGTATGAAGCATTCATTGGTCTTTCTTGTCCCAGGTATCAAAAAGTTTTCGAGGAGAAAGCTGGTTCGTGGTAACCACTATTTTGATTCAGTCAGTGACGTCCTTGGTAAAGTTGCTTTGGATCCTGGACTACTTGAGCTTGACAGTAATGTTGATAAAGATGGTAAGAGCAATGAAGAAAACGGGTGGACTGATGACTCCAAAGTGGACCAAGAGGAGTTTCCTTCTCAGCAACGCCATTGTTATCTCAAACCAAGAACTCCAGCCAACACTGATATTGTGAAGTTTACTATCGTTGACACCAGTCTTGCTAACGGAAGTGCTTCAAAAATTCGAGAACTTAGAAGTTTACCAGTGGACTTACTAACTGTTTCTTCATCGAGATCTTATTTCGAAAATCATGCCCTATGTTCTTCCAGCGAGTCAATGGAGAAGTCTGATTCTGAAGAGGACCGATGTGTCGACAAGGCTGAGACTGCCGATACTTCTCATGCCTTgaggaaaaacaagaaacaaaaagtaatcTCGAATGGACATTATTCTCCTTCAGATGTTTCAAAGTCAAACCAAGTGCTTCCGGTTAGTTGTGAACCAGATTCTATGGATTCACCTGCAGAAGTTTTGAAGGATCACAGCTGCGTCAAGTTGGATAGCACACGATCTCAGAACGGTATTATGCACCCGTTTAGCCAAAAATCAAGATTGGACAATAAGAGGAAACCTACAAATGCAACCAAAAAACGCAGGAAATTAAATACTTTTGGTTTAAAGTGTACAAGTAATATTTCTGTACCTTCCAAACCAAAAGAGGAGGATGCCTGCTGCAAACCAAAAGAGGATGCCTGCGAGGATTCCTGCTGTAAACCGAAAGAGGAGGATTCCTGCTGCAAACCGAAAGAGGAGGATTCCTGCTGCGAACCGAAAGAAGAGGATTCCTGCTGCAAACCGAAAGAGGAGGATTCCTGCTGCACACCGAAAGAGGAGGATTCCTGCTGCAAACCAAAAGAGGAGGATGCCTGCTGCAAACCGAAAGAGGAGGATGCCTGCTGCTCTAAAGACGGTTCCGATAGTAGCAAAAACATCCTGCCTATTGCAGATCCATTGCAGGAGAAATCTTCTAGTTCATCTGGATGCAGTCCCATATCTAGCCTTGATGGAAACCCAAAGGAAATCGGCCTCAATCAATCTCGTGCTTTAATAGACTTAAACTTGCCCGTTCCTCTCGATGCTGAAACTGACGAACCTGTTATAATGCATATCAGACAAGAACGACCTGACCAAAGAAGCAAGGAACCAAACGATCCTAGTATAGCTAAAAATTCTGAAGTCGTCTCGAACGTTTCTGATCAGCAACTTAATATGAATTCAAGGAGAGTCAGTAGTCGAAACCGACCCCCAACAACTAGAGCGCTAGAAGCAAGAGCTTTAGGATTGTTGGACGTCAAACAGAAGCGAAAGCATAAAGATCCGTTTCTGGATGGGAACTCGATAATTAAGCCATCACGACGTGGTTGTCCAAAGGTGAGACCTACTGAGAACTTGGAAATTAGCATTGAAAAATTCAAGATTGAAGATAGAGCAGTAGTTGTTAGTCCATGTAATAGCAATAGCAATAGTAATAGCAATAGCGAGGTGTTACCTAAGCTTGAAACTTGA